In the Rhodoferax fermentans genome, AGCTGCATCTACCCCAAGCTGGCACCCCAGCCCATGAAAGAAGAACACTTGTTGACCGGCCCGTTGGAGCCGACCAACCGCCCCTATGCCTTGGCCAAGATTGCAGGTGTGGAAATGTGCTGGAGCTACAACCGCCAGTACGGCACCCAATACCTGGCGGCCATGCCCACCAACCTGTATGGCCCCGGTGACAACTACCACCCCGACAACAGCCACGTTATTCCCGCGCTGATCCGCAAGTTTCATGAGGCCAAGGTGGCCAACGCCCCCACGGTGACGGTGTGGGGCACTGGCACACCACGGCGCGAATTTTTGTACAACGAAGACATGGCTGATGCCTGCGTCTACCTGATGAACCTGCCAGATGAGCCATACACCCGCCTGCTGGGCAGCGACGAGTCAAAAACTGGCAAATTCGAGCCACCGCTGATCAACATCGGTGTGGGTCATGACGTGACGATCAAAGAGCTGGCCGAAACCATTCAGCGTGTGGTGGGTTACACGGGTGACATCGTGTTTGATGCCAGCAAGCCGGATGGGACGCCGCGCAAGCTCATGGACGTGTCACGACTGAACGGTATTGGCTGGAGCGCGCAGACTGCTTTTGAAGCAGGACTGACCTCTGCATACATCGAATTTGCAGCTCAAGTTGAATCCTGATACATCGCCCAGCTTTCGATGATCAAGAAAGTTAGAACCAGCCAATGAAAATTGCCTTTGTATCGCAATTGGATTCAAAAAATGTCCAATCATGGTCTGGCACGCCCTTTTTCATGGTGCAAGGGCTTCGGCAGGCAGGCCACAGCGTCAAGGAAATTGGTCCCTTGCATCCGCCATTTCCTCGATTTTTCAAGCTGCTTCAAAAGGCTTATCAAGTCCTGACGGGAAAATGCTACGACTTCAGTCGTCACCCATTGCTCGCAAAAACCTTGTCCAAACAAGCTGCTGCGCAAATGGCGGGTGAGGATTTTGATGCCGTTTTGTGCCCATCCAGCCTGGTGTGCGCGGGCCTAGATACCGCTGTGCCTATAGTGACCTGGGAAGATGCCACCTTTGCAGGCATGGTGGGTTACTACCCAGGCAAATGGCAGAACTTCGCTAACGCAACCATCCGGCATGGCAACCAGATCCAACAGGCGTCACTCAGCAAGGCAGCTCTGTCGGTCTTTTCATCCGATTGGGCGGCGCAAAGTGCACTGAGCAACTACAAAGTTGAAGCAAAGAACGTTGTGGTTGTGCCGCTGGGTGCCAATCTGACCGAAGTCCCTAGCGAAGAAGAGGTGAGAGCAGCAATCCATGCACGCACCCAAGTGGGGGAATGTCGCCTTTTGTTCATTGGTGTGGAATGGCACAGAAAAGGGGGCGACTTGGTCGTGCAAACTGCCCTGGCCTTACGCGAAAAAGGGATCAACGCGACTGTAGATGTGGTGGGCTGCCAACCTGTTGGCGCCATGCCTGACTGCGTTCGGCCCCATGGGTTTGTATCAAAGTCAACAACAGAAGGACGTGAAAAACTGCGTTTGCTTTTACTCAACTCCCACTATCTCTTTGTACCGAGTATTGCTGAGTGCTATGGCCTGGTTTTTGCCGAGGCATCGGCCTTTGGTGTTCCTTCCATTGCCCGAGCAACGGGGGGCATTCCAACCGCAGTGCAGAATGGTCTCAACGGTTGGACTTTGGGTGTGGACGAGTCGGCACAAGCCTATGCAGAACTGATTGCAAGCCAGTTGGAAAGCAACGAGACCTATATAAAAACTGCGTTGCGAGCAAGGAAGTTCTATGAAGAACGACTTAACTGGCGCGTTGCAGTAGCTTCGTTGGAGTCTTTGTTGGAACCTTTGGTACCCCAGAAATGCTGATCAAGAAGCGGCTCCTGAACAATGCGGCTTTCTCGGCTCTTCAAACCGTGCTTTCAGCAGCTTTACTATTTTTTTTATATCGTTTTCTGCTGAAACAGTTAGGAGCGGAACAACTAGGTATTTGGGCCATCGTTCTGGCTAGTACATCCGTGGGACGGCTAACCGACATGGGACTTGCGGGTGCTATTGTCAAGTTCGTGGCTAATAGCAATGCAGAAGGTCAACTGGAGAAATCTGCGCGACTGGTTCAAACCGCTGCATTAACCATCAGCGCCGCACTTTTAACGCTGGCATTGCTGGCATTGCCTGTATTGCACTTATTGCTGCAATGGGTCTTGCCACCGACTGCGATTTCACCAGCGCTCGAAATACTCCCTTATGCTGTCGCATCGTTATTATTTGCGATGATTTCAGGTATTTTTCAATCGGGAATAGATGCCTGCCACCGGATGGATGTGAAAAACATTGTTCTGGTTAGTTGTAATCTTCTTTATATTGTTATCACTGTTATTCTGGTTCCTAAGTTTGGACTTTTAGGTATAGCTATTGCACAAACAATACAAAGTCTGACTTTGGTTTGCAGCACTTGGATAATCTTGCGAAGATTTATACCAACACTGCCACTCATTCCATGCCGTTGGTACAAAACTGACTTTAGGGAAATGCTTGGGTATGCCACAAACTTTCAGATTGGTATGCTGGCAGGTATGTTCTTTGACCCAGTTACCAAGTTCTTGCTTGCTAAGTATGGTGGTTTGTCACAAACAGCTTTCTACGAAATGGCAAATCAGTTGCTCCAAAAGGCACGATCGGTCATTGTTTCTGCACAGCAAGCACTTGTTCCAGAAATAGCTGGTGGAAACTTTGCTGATAAAGATGATCTGCTTGCACTCTACAAGAAGGCGTATGGATTCTCCTTTTTACTGGTGCTTCCATATTACATTGGTATTATATTGTCGCTGCCACTCATTTCTTTTTTGTGGATTGGTCATTATGAATCATATTTTGTTGTGTATGGTGCGATTGTCTCTTTTGGTTGGCTGGCAACGAATTTGAGTGCTGTGCCATATTTTTTTAATATTGGAACAGGCGCACTAACTTGGAATACGATTAATCATGTTTTTAATGGGCTTATTAATCTTGTCTTAGGATCTATTCTTGGTTATTATTTTTCTGGGGTTGGTGTGATATTGGCTGCCTCTTGCGCATTAATAATGCCTAATATAATGCTGATACAAATTGTAAATCGGCGATTGGGTTTTGGGGTGATGGATATTGTTCCGTGTGGTCAGCGTGTTTATTTGTTATTGATTGTGCTTGGTGCTGCCATTTCAATACTCGGTGGTGTGTTTTTAAATCGATATGCTTCGATGGATATGGTGGCGGCACTTATTATGCCTGGCATTTTTTTGGCGATCACTTTATTGGCATTGAAATTTAATTCAATGGGAAAAGCTGTTGTTTTAAAAATTTTCAAGAAAAACATCAATAACGATATTTGATATCAAATTAATTCAAATTAATGTCAGAGTGAATATGTGTAATGCTTAAGTATCTAGTTCTGATTGTTTTTATTGGTATTTTTGCGATCTTGATAAGGCGAGATCGCGTTTATATCATTCCAATGATTTTAATCATCTACTCCAATATTAATGGATTGTTGGGGTGGGAAGATTTTGCCATGCAAGGTTTTATCAAGTTTCAGGATTACGGTCTTTTAATAACTTTTGCACTATTATTTTTGGGACTGTTTGCCTTGAATAAGACCGACGAAGGTTATGAATCTGTTGTAAGAAAAATGCCTCTATACAATATGATCAATATTTATTGGGCATATTATTTTGCATTGTTTATATTTTCTATTTTTGCCATGGGCAGTGTAATATGGCCTGTAAAAATGGGGCGTGTATTTTTTTATGGAATTATCTTTTACCTTGTATATCGGGAGTTGCGATCTGATCCTATTGTTAGATTTGAAAAGATTTTAAATTGTTTGATGTATGCAACGATTTTATTTGGTTTATGCTATATCGCTTACAACACATTAGGCTTGGATATATATCCCAAAGGGGCCTATGAGTCTTTGGAGATTGGTGGTGCTGCAGATGACGTGAAGCGAAACTTCTCGGGTTTTCCGATGTTTGCGTATTACTTCATTTTTGTTTTTACAAATCGTCTTATTGAAGGTATTGGCAACAAATTCATCAACGCCGCTGGTTTGGCCACACTTATGCTTTGTGTGCTTCTGATGTTGACGCGTGGCACCTTGATTCTCACCGTTTTGATGGTCATTTTTTTGGTGATGTACCGTAGGCCAACTTTGAAGAATATCAAGAGATTGGGTTTACTGATTGTCTTGCTCGCAATCGTCATAGTTCTAATTCCCT is a window encoding:
- a CDS encoding GDP-L-fucose synthase family protein, with protein sequence MDKNAKIYVAGHRGLVGGAIVRNLQAAGYTNLLLRTHAELDLTNQAATAAFFEAEKPDYVFLAAAKVGGILANNIYPAEFIRDNLAIQSNIIHAAYVNQVKRLLFLGSSCIYPKLAPQPMKEEHLLTGPLEPTNRPYALAKIAGVEMCWSYNRQYGTQYLAAMPTNLYGPGDNYHPDNSHVIPALIRKFHEAKVANAPTVTVWGTGTPRREFLYNEDMADACVYLMNLPDEPYTRLLGSDESKTGKFEPPLINIGVGHDVTIKELAETIQRVVGYTGDIVFDASKPDGTPRKLMDVSRLNGIGWSAQTAFEAGLTSAYIEFAAQVES
- a CDS encoding glycosyltransferase family 4 protein translates to MKIAFVSQLDSKNVQSWSGTPFFMVQGLRQAGHSVKEIGPLHPPFPRFFKLLQKAYQVLTGKCYDFSRHPLLAKTLSKQAAAQMAGEDFDAVLCPSSLVCAGLDTAVPIVTWEDATFAGMVGYYPGKWQNFANATIRHGNQIQQASLSKAALSVFSSDWAAQSALSNYKVEAKNVVVVPLGANLTEVPSEEEVRAAIHARTQVGECRLLFIGVEWHRKGGDLVVQTALALREKGINATVDVVGCQPVGAMPDCVRPHGFVSKSTTEGREKLRLLLLNSHYLFVPSIAECYGLVFAEASAFGVPSIARATGGIPTAVQNGLNGWTLGVDESAQAYAELIASQLESNETYIKTALRARKFYEERLNWRVAVASLESLLEPLVPQKC
- a CDS encoding oligosaccharide flippase family protein, whose product is MLIKKRLLNNAAFSALQTVLSAALLFFLYRFLLKQLGAEQLGIWAIVLASTSVGRLTDMGLAGAIVKFVANSNAEGQLEKSARLVQTAALTISAALLTLALLALPVLHLLLQWVLPPTAISPALEILPYAVASLLFAMISGIFQSGIDACHRMDVKNIVLVSCNLLYIVITVILVPKFGLLGIAIAQTIQSLTLVCSTWIILRRFIPTLPLIPCRWYKTDFREMLGYATNFQIGMLAGMFFDPVTKFLLAKYGGLSQTAFYEMANQLLQKARSVIVSAQQALVPEIAGGNFADKDDLLALYKKAYGFSFLLVLPYYIGIILSLPLISFLWIGHYESYFVVYGAIVSFGWLATNLSAVPYFFNIGTGALTWNTINHVFNGLINLVLGSILGYYFSGVGVILAASCALIMPNIMLIQIVNRRLGFGVMDIVPCGQRVYLLLIVLGAAISILGGVFLNRYASMDMVAALIMPGIFLAITLLALKFNSMGKAVVLKIFKKNINNDI
- a CDS encoding O-antigen ligase family protein translates to MILIIYSNINGLLGWEDFAMQGFIKFQDYGLLITFALLFLGLFALNKTDEGYESVVRKMPLYNMINIYWAYYFALFIFSIFAMGSVIWPVKMGRVFFYGIIFYLVYRELRSDPIVRFEKILNCLMYATILFGLCYIAYNTLGLDIYPKGAYESLEIGGAADDVKRNFSGFPMFAYYFIFVFTNRLIEGIGNKFINAAGLATLMLCVLLMLTRGTLILTVLMVIFLVMYRRPTLKNIKRLGLLIVLLAIVIVLIPYVAEGHYLAMVRRFEEFSGTGLTGARNFDVRTREFSQILKNVLDFDPLFGFGFTLASAFGYTSFQYHGGSADNGYSNLLGVTGFVGLGIFLMVITTWFIVNIRLQALKVEEFSKVNFVFIIFMLGAFMNGASMSYMHTYVLFMTYDLLAYSFYMHKSKINSTLSFNANSSNFA